From the Chryseobacterium sp. G0201 genome, the window AATCGCAATTGCTCACGCCAATACAACGATGAAAAATCATTTTCGACCGGATTATAGCTCGTATCATGTGATTGATTATGATGTGAATACAGGGAAGGTTTTAAACAAAAAAACGTTTCAGGGATATTCCGATTCTTCGGCTTGGGCGAGAGGGCAGGGTTGGGCGTTGTACGGATACACAATGATGTATAGATTCACAAAAGATGAAAAATATTTAAATCAGGCTCAAAATATTGCGAAATTTATCCTCAATAATCCTACTTTACCAGAAGATAAAATTCCGTATTGGGATTTTAATGATCCAAAAATTCCGAATGTTCCTAGAGATGCTTCAGCGGCGGCAATTATCTCTTCTGCATTATTAGAATTAGGACAAAATACAAAAGGTGACGAAAAGGAGAATTACATAAACGTTGCCCGAAAAATGCTGACAAGCTTATCAAGCGAAAAATATCAGTCAAAATTAGGCGAAAACGGAGGTTTTCTATTAATGCACAGCACAGGCGGTTTACCGTTGAATTCTGAGATCGATGTTCCGTTAATCTATGCAGACTATTATTTTCTGGAAGCGCTAAAAAGATATAAAGATTGGTATTTGTAAAAATTTTATAAATAAATATCAACTTTGTCGAGTGAAATCGAAGATTCGAACTAGTCAAACGCCTTTGCGAACGAAAATATTCTCAATTATTAAAAAAAACTTTGTGTCTTATCTATTCACTGTTAAACCTATATTCTTAAATAAGTTGTTTTATTCTATTATTTTCTCGTTTTGATAAAATTCTAAGCTTTGATAATGAAAATGGTGAAATTTTTTCATTATTTACTGTCATTTTTGTATCAAAAAGAGGATTGTTATGAAAATATTTTCAAAAAAAATAAAATAATTTCTTGATTTTCTTATCATATTTTTAATGATAATATCAATTTATTTTAGTCCTAATTTATTTTAGTCTAAATGTCTATTTCTGAATCTCTTTGTAAAAATATATCATCATTTTTACGATAACCTTATCATATTTTTCATGGTATTGTTATCATAAAAAATAGATATGTAATGTATTGATAAGCAGTAGGTAGTGATAATTTTATTTTTTTATCTCGATTGAATTTTTATATTTGTCATGTTACGTAAATGTTAACATAGAAATGATTCCGAATTTTATTCATACGTATGTTTCTGTCGACTGTGTTGTTTTTGGTTTCGACCTTGAAAATCGACTGAACATTTTATTGGTACAGCGTCGCATGGACGATGTGCCTGCAGAAAGACAAAGAAAATTGCCGGGTAGTTTAATACTCAGCGATGAAGATGTAGACGATGCAGCTCAACGAGTGCTTCATGAATTGACTGGTATTAAGAAAATGGTTCTTAAACAGTTTAAATGTTTTGCAGATCCGTTACGGGCCAGTAATCAGGATGATATAAAGTGGATGGATACAGAGTATAAACATCACATAGACAGGATCATTACCGTGGCTTATCTTTCTCTCTGTAAGATCGACCACAAGATTAACAGTACGAAATATGATACAGTAGACTGGCATCCGATTGATGAAGTTCCGTCATTGCCGTTTGATCATAATAAAATCATCAGTGAATCTTTAATTGAGATCAGAAAATGGATAGAATCAGACTTCTCAATTATTTTCGAATTATTGCCGAAGAGATTTACGATAAGACAGCTGTATCAATTATACAGTGCTTTAAGTGAAAAACGAATTGACATTAAAAATTTTCACAAGAAGATCTCATCGTTCAGCTATATCATTCCGTTGGAGGAAATAGAAACCAACGTTTCGCATCGAGCTGCAAGATATTACAGATTTGATGCTAAAATTTATAAGAAAAATAATACCAGACTAATAAAATAATACCTTTTTTGAAATTATGTATTTACTAGGATATGACATTGGCAGTTCTTCTGTAAAAGTTTGTCTCATTGAGGCATCCAGCGGAAAAATTATTGCATCAGATTTTTCGCCTAAAAAAGAGATGAAAATTACTGCTGTAAATCCCGGTTGGGCAGAACAAAATCCTGCCGATTGGTGGTTGAATTTAAAGCTGGCTCACGAAGCTGTCATGCATGAATGCGGTATTAATGCAGAGGATATCAAAGGAATTGGTATTACGTGGCAGATGCACGGTTTGATTTTGGTAGATAAAGATCAGAACCTTTTAAGACCTTCGATTATCTGGTGCGACAGCCGTGCTGTTCCGTATGGGGAAAAGGCTTTTAAAGAAATTGGAGAAGAGAAATGTTTATCGCATTTATTGAATTCTCCGGGAAATTTTACCGCTTCAAAATTAGCCTGGGTTAAAGAAAACGAACCCGAAATTTTTGAAAAAATTGATAAAATAATGCTTCCGGGAGATTACATCGCCATGAGACTTACAGGTGAGATCGGAATGACAATTGAAGGTTTGTCGGAAGGAATTTTCTGGGATTTTAAAAACAATTGTATTTCAGAAGATATCATCAATTATTACGGAATTCCGAAAAGCTTCTTCCCTGAAATTATTCCGACTTTTGGAATCCAAGCGACTGTTTCAGCCACAGCTGCTCAAGAATTAGGCTTAAAAGAAGGAACGCCGATTTCTTACCGAGCAGGAGATCAGCCCAATAATGCATTATCATTAAATGTTTTCAATCCGGGTGAGATAGCCTCTACAGCAGGAACTTCAGGCGTTGTTTATGGTGTTTTAGATCAGCTTGAATATGATAAATTATCAAGAGTAAACACGTTTGCACACGTTAATTACACTCCGGAACAGACCAGATTAGGCGTTTTATTGTGTATCAACGGAACAGGAATTCTAAATTCCTGGTTAAAACACAATTTTGCGACTTCATTGTCTTCTTATGGAGATATGAACGACTTAGCTTCACTCTCTCCAATTGGTTCTAAAGGTTTAAGCATCATTCCTTTCGGGAACGGAGCAGAAAGAGTATTAGAAAATAAGGATACAAGCTGCTCGATGCACGGAATTAATTTTAATATTCATTCAAAAGGAGATATTCTGCGCGCAGCCCAAGAAGGAATCGTATTTTCTTATGAATACGGAATGGATATCATGAGAAATATTGGCATGGATATTCAGGTGATTCGTGCAGGAAATGCTAATATGTTTTTAAGTTCAATTTTCCGTCAGACGCTTTCCAGTGTGAGTAATGCGGTAATTGAGCTTTATGATACGGACGGAGCGGTAGGAGCTGCAAGAGCTGCAGGAATGGGAATTGGTTTCTACGCCGATTCTAAAGAAGCTTTTTCTTCCCTTGAAAAAATTGCCGTCATCGAGCCTGAACACGAAAAAAGAGATCAATATTTAGAAGCCTACTCAAGATGGACGAGACATCTTAACGAAATAGTATAATCCACCTTACAGCGGAGTTTTCCATTGTACTTACTGACTTTTCAAAATCAGTGAGCAGGGAATTCCTACGCCAAATTTTAACATTAAACTAAAAATTAAAACAAAATATATGAGCACTTTAACAAACACAAAGGAATATTTTCCGGGAATAGATCAAATCAAATTTGAAGGGAAAGAAAGCAGAAATCCAATGGCATTTCGTTACTACGATGCCGAAAAGATCATAATGGGAAAACCCATGAAAGACTGGACGCGTTTTGCAATGGCTTGGTGGCACACATTATGTGCAAACGGGAGCGATCCATTTGGCGGATCAACGATTCACCATCCCTGGGATGCTGGAAGTGATGCCGTTTCCAGAGCAATGCAAAAAATGGATGCCGGTTTTGAATTTATGTCTAAAATAGGTTTCCAATACTACTGTTTTCACGATATCGACCTGGTAGATCCTGCCAATAACTGGAAAGATTATGAAAAAAATCTTCAAACTATCGTTGAATACGCAAAGCAAAAGCAACAGGAAACAGGAATTAAACTTTTATGGGGAACAGCCAACGTTTTTACGCATGAAAGATACATGAACGGAGCTTCTACCAACCCAAATTTTGACGTAGTTGCTTGTGCCGGAACTCAGGTTAAAAACTCTATCGATGCAACGATCGCTCTTGGCGGAGAAAATTACGTTTTTTGGGGCGGGAGAGAAGGTTATATGAGCCTTTTAAACACAGATATGAAGCGTGAAAAAGATCATTTGGCTCGTTTTCTTTCAATGTCTCGTGATTATGCACGTCAGCAAGGTTTTAGAGGAACTTTTTTAATTGAACCAAAACCGATGGAGCCTACAAAACACCAGTACGACTACGATTCTGAGACGGTAATAGGATTTTTGAGACATTACGGATTAGATAAAGATTTTAAATTAAATATCGAAGTGAACCACGCAACATTGGCAGGTCATACTTTTGAGCATGAACTTCAGGCTGCTGTTGATGCAGGACTTTTAGGAAGTATTGATGCCAACCGTGGAGATTATCAGAATGGTTGGGATACAGACCAGTTTCCGATTGATTATTATGATATGGTTCAGGCTTGGCTGGTACTTCTTCCGGCAGGTGGTTTAGGAAATGGCGGAGTTAACTTTGATGCGAAAATCAGAAGAAATTCTACAGATCCGGAAGATTTATTTATCTCTCATATTTCAGGGATGGATGTTTTTGCAAAAGGACTTTTGGCCGCTGCCGATATTCTTGAAAATTCAGATTATAAAAAATTAAGAACAGACCGTTATTCTTCTTTCGACAACGGAAATGGTAAGGCTTTCGAAAACGGAACTCTTACATTGGAAGATCTTCAGAGAATTGCCCATGAAACAGGCGAACCTCAGCCAAAAAGCGGAAAACAGGAATTGTTTGAGGCGATTGTGAATATGTATATCTAATATCAGTAAAAAGGCTGCTAAACACTAAGGATTTTCAACATTGATCATTACTAACGGCCTTTTTATTCAACCCTAATTTTAAAAAATAATAATTATGAACCGATTTTATTTTGCCAAAACAAATAAAGCTGCATTGTTTTTTGCAATGGCTTTATTGCCTTCTGGCTTAGTGTATTCCCAGGTTAAAAAAGATACTGTTGAAAAAGAGAAGAAGATAGATGAGGTTGTTATAATAGGATATGGAAAGCAGAGAAAGGAATCCGTAACGGGTTCTGTAGCATCTGTGAAAGGTGATGTGGTGAGAGAAGTGCCTTCTGCGAACGTAAGTCAGGCATTGCAGGGAAGAGTGGCCGGAGTTGATATTGCGCAGACGTCCAGTAAACCGGGAGCTCCGATGCAGATAAGAATCAGAGGAACGCGCTCTTTAACGGCAGATAATGATCCGTTAATTGTTTTGGACGGAATTCCTTTTCCGGGATCATTGGCGGATATCAGTCCGAATGATATTCAAAGTATGGATATCCTGAAAGATGCTTCTGCAACGGCGATCTACGGCTCTCGTGGAGCGAATGGAGTAATTTTAATTACAACTAAAACAGGAAGAAAAAACCAAAGAGCAACCTTCAGTTATAATACATATACAGGAATTACATCTGTTTTTGCTAAATATCCGATGATGGATGCCCAGAAATTCATGAAACTTCGTGATGATGCCGGACTTTTCACGCAATACGGAGCAGATGAATCAAGAGATACCAATACAGACTGGCAGGATCTGATGTATAAAAACGGAATCGTTACCAATCATGATCTTGGTATTTCCGGAGGTACGGAAAAAAGTTCGTACAACTTTGGAATGAGTTATTACAACGAACAATCTGTTCTTCCCGGACAAAATTTTGAAAGATTTAATCTAAGAGGAAGTCTGGATCAGGATTTGGGTAAATATTTCCGGGTTGGGATCACGACAAACAATGCTTATACAGTAAATAAAGGCAGCAACCTTGGGCTTTATAACACATTGAGCTCAACTCCTATTGCGAATCCTTATAGAGCAGATGGAAGTCAAAAAGATCGCATTGTGATGTCCGCAGATACTCAATATGTGTACACTAGAGACGGCATCGAGAATTTAGGAGATGCATGGATTGATAAGGCAATTTCTTTCAGTTCTTATAATAATTTCTTCGGTGAATTTAAAATTCCGTGGGTAAAAGGCTTAACATTAAGAACAAATTTTGGTTTAAACTTTAAAACTACTAATACTGGAAGTTATACGGGAGAAGGAGTTTTCAGTTCAGAACCTAATAATTTGTCTACAGCTTCAATCGGAAATTCTTTATTGACGCATTGGGTAAACGAAAATATATTAACCTACGACAGAACTTTTGCAAGCAAGCACAAAGTAAATGTCGTGGCTTTACAGTCTCAGGAACAGAGAACATTTAACAGTTCATACATCACGGCAAGAGATATCCCTACGGATCAGTTTCAGTTTTACAATCTTGGTCACGCTCAGGGTGAAATCACCATTAATCCCGATAATCAAGGGTATTACAAAAGAGGTCTTAGATCTTGGATGGGGCGTGTAATGTACGAATATGACGGAAAATATATGTTTACGGCTTCCATTAGAGGTGATGCTTCTTCAGTATTGGCACCCGGATATCAATGGAATATTTATAATGCTTTTTCAGCGGGTTGGAATGTTGCTAAAGAGAATTTCTTAAAAGATTCAAAAGTTATTAATAATTTAAAACTACGTTTCGGATACGGAGAAACTTCCAATCAGGCTGTAGCTCCTTATTCTACTTTTGGACGTTTAACGACAGAGCCGTATAACTTCGGAAATGCCAATGCCATAGGAACGTATGTTTCTACACTGCCTAATTCAAAATTGGGTTGGGAATTTTCGGAAACGCTTAATTATGGGTTGGATTTCGGATTGTTCAGCAATAGATTAACAGGTACGGTAGAATATTACACAACGAATACTAAAAATTTACTATTGGATGTTAAATTGCCTGCAACTTCAGGAGTAGGAAGCTACACCGGAAATGTAGGATCTACAAGCAATAAAGGGATAGAAATATCATTAAACGGAGCTATTATCAGCAATCCAAATGGTTTTTCATGGGATTTTGGGGTTAATTTTTATTCAAACAAAAATAAAATCACCTCATTATCTTCGGGAGCTACAAGAGATGTTGCCAACTGGTGGTTTGTGGGAAGTTCAATCAATTCAATTTATGATTATCAGTATATTGGATTGTGGCAGGCAGGAGATCCTTACATAAATATTCTGGAGCCTACCAATATTCCGGGAGAGACAATAGGCTCCATTAAAGTTTTATATACAGGAGGTTACAACGCAGATGGATCGCCCGTAAGAGCGATCAATGCTGAAGACAGACAGATTTTAAACACAGATCCTGATTTTCAGGGTGGTTTTAATACCAGACTTGCGTACAAAAATTTTGATTTGAGCATTGTTGGAGCTTTCAAAAGCGGAGGAATTCTGATAAGCACATTGTACGGAAATACAAGTTATCTGAATATGTTAAGCGGAAGAAGAAACAACGTAGACGTTGATTATTGGACTCCCGAGAATACCGATGCCTATTACCCAAGACCGGGACACTATCAAAGCAATAATAATCCAAGATATGGCAGTACATTAGCCTATTTTGATGCTTCATATCTAAAAATCAGAACCATTACTTTAGGATATAACTTTACTCAGGGAGTGTTCAAAAAGGCGGGAATCAGCAAAATGAGAATCTACGCAACGGTGACCAATCCATTTGTATTTTTCTCTCCTTATCATAAAGCTTCTGGGATGGATCCTGAAACGAATTCCTACGGAAACGAAAATCAGGCGGTAAGCAACGAGATTCCATCAAGATTCTTAACCATCGGAACCAATACACCGTCTCTTAGAAACTATATGATTGGTTTAAACTTAACATTCTAAAAATTAATCAAATGAAAAAGTTCAGAATAAATACAGCAGCAAAAATTTTGTTATGCACCGTAGTACTTTCAAGCTGTTCAGATATATTGGAAGAAGAACCGAGAAATATTTATACACCGCAATACTTTGAGACAGAATCCGGTGTTTTAGGAGGAGTTACCTCAATGTATGCTCATTTACGATACATTTACGGAAACGGATATTGGTTAAATGCCTGCGAAACAGGAACCGACGAATACACTTACGGTCACGCCGGAGACAATAATTTCAAGGATATGGACATGTCCGGAGCAGGAAATTTAACACCCTCTTCCAGCCGTGCAGATGTTTTGTGGAATAATGCTTTCAGAAATATCAATACTGCCAACGGAGTCATCCAAAAAGGTTCCGGAGTCGGCGTTTCGGATGCAATTATTGCAGAAGCAAGATTCTTCAGAGCGTTCGAT encodes:
- a CDS encoding glycoside hydrolase family 88 protein, giving the protein MTLRKISITFFTILSVAVTAQSSKKQMSKLIQDEFQFAEKQYKYLMKDIPNDKMPQSFKASEGKLITKDISWWCSGFYPGSLWMIYEQTKDPEIKKEAERTLNLIESNKTFTRDHDLGFMMFCSFGNAYRITKNPVYKDVILTSAESLSTRFRPGMQAILSWDKMADFKGPVIIDNMMNLEMLVWASQNGGNKKTEEIAIAHANTTMKNHFRPDYSSYHVIDYDVNTGKVLNKKTFQGYSDSSAWARGQGWALYGYTMMYRFTKDEKYLNQAQNIAKFILNNPTLPEDKIPYWDFNDPKIPNVPRDASAAAIISSALLELGQNTKGDEKENYINVARKMLTSLSSEKYQSKLGENGGFLLMHSTGGLPLNSEIDVPLIYADYYFLEALKRYKDWYL
- a CDS encoding NUDIX hydrolase — its product is MIPNFIHTYVSVDCVVFGFDLENRLNILLVQRRMDDVPAERQRKLPGSLILSDEDVDDAAQRVLHELTGIKKMVLKQFKCFADPLRASNQDDIKWMDTEYKHHIDRIITVAYLSLCKIDHKINSTKYDTVDWHPIDEVPSLPFDHNKIISESLIEIRKWIESDFSIIFELLPKRFTIRQLYQLYSALSEKRIDIKNFHKKISSFSYIIPLEEIETNVSHRAARYYRFDAKIYKKNNTRLIK
- a CDS encoding xylulokinase, giving the protein MYLLGYDIGSSSVKVCLIEASSGKIIASDFSPKKEMKITAVNPGWAEQNPADWWLNLKLAHEAVMHECGINAEDIKGIGITWQMHGLILVDKDQNLLRPSIIWCDSRAVPYGEKAFKEIGEEKCLSHLLNSPGNFTASKLAWVKENEPEIFEKIDKIMLPGDYIAMRLTGEIGMTIEGLSEGIFWDFKNNCISEDIINYYGIPKSFFPEIIPTFGIQATVSATAAQELGLKEGTPISYRAGDQPNNALSLNVFNPGEIASTAGTSGVVYGVLDQLEYDKLSRVNTFAHVNYTPEQTRLGVLLCINGTGILNSWLKHNFATSLSSYGDMNDLASLSPIGSKGLSIIPFGNGAERVLENKDTSCSMHGINFNIHSKGDILRAAQEGIVFSYEYGMDIMRNIGMDIQVIRAGNANMFLSSIFRQTLSSVSNAVIELYDTDGAVGAARAAGMGIGFYADSKEAFSSLEKIAVIEPEHEKRDQYLEAYSRWTRHLNEIV
- the xylA gene encoding xylose isomerase produces the protein MSTLTNTKEYFPGIDQIKFEGKESRNPMAFRYYDAEKIIMGKPMKDWTRFAMAWWHTLCANGSDPFGGSTIHHPWDAGSDAVSRAMQKMDAGFEFMSKIGFQYYCFHDIDLVDPANNWKDYEKNLQTIVEYAKQKQQETGIKLLWGTANVFTHERYMNGASTNPNFDVVACAGTQVKNSIDATIALGGENYVFWGGREGYMSLLNTDMKREKDHLARFLSMSRDYARQQGFRGTFLIEPKPMEPTKHQYDYDSETVIGFLRHYGLDKDFKLNIEVNHATLAGHTFEHELQAAVDAGLLGSIDANRGDYQNGWDTDQFPIDYYDMVQAWLVLLPAGGLGNGGVNFDAKIRRNSTDPEDLFISHISGMDVFAKGLLAAADILENSDYKKLRTDRYSSFDNGNGKAFENGTLTLEDLQRIAHETGEPQPKSGKQELFEAIVNMYI
- a CDS encoding SusC/RagA family TonB-linked outer membrane protein; this translates as MNRFYFAKTNKAALFFAMALLPSGLVYSQVKKDTVEKEKKIDEVVIIGYGKQRKESVTGSVASVKGDVVREVPSANVSQALQGRVAGVDIAQTSSKPGAPMQIRIRGTRSLTADNDPLIVLDGIPFPGSLADISPNDIQSMDILKDASATAIYGSRGANGVILITTKTGRKNQRATFSYNTYTGITSVFAKYPMMDAQKFMKLRDDAGLFTQYGADESRDTNTDWQDLMYKNGIVTNHDLGISGGTEKSSYNFGMSYYNEQSVLPGQNFERFNLRGSLDQDLGKYFRVGITTNNAYTVNKGSNLGLYNTLSSTPIANPYRADGSQKDRIVMSADTQYVYTRDGIENLGDAWIDKAISFSSYNNFFGEFKIPWVKGLTLRTNFGLNFKTTNTGSYTGEGVFSSEPNNLSTASIGNSLLTHWVNENILTYDRTFASKHKVNVVALQSQEQRTFNSSYITARDIPTDQFQFYNLGHAQGEITINPDNQGYYKRGLRSWMGRVMYEYDGKYMFTASIRGDASSVLAPGYQWNIYNAFSAGWNVAKENFLKDSKVINNLKLRFGYGETSNQAVAPYSTFGRLTTEPYNFGNANAIGTYVSTLPNSKLGWEFSETLNYGLDFGLFSNRLTGTVEYYTTNTKNLLLDVKLPATSGVGSYTGNVGSTSNKGIEISLNGAIISNPNGFSWDFGVNFYSNKNKITSLSSGATRDVANWWFVGSSINSIYDYQYIGLWQAGDPYINILEPTNIPGETIGSIKVLYTGGYNADGSPVRAINAEDRQILNTDPDFQGGFNTRLAYKNFDLSIVGAFKSGGILISTLYGNTSYLNMLSGRRNNVDVDYWTPENTDAYYPRPGHYQSNNNPRYGSTLAYFDASYLKIRTITLGYNFTQGVFKKAGISKMRIYATVTNPFVFFSPYHKASGMDPETNSYGNENQAVSNEIPSRFLTIGTNTPSLRNYMIGLNLTF